The sequence below is a genomic window from Bacteroidota bacterium.
CAGAGGCGTGGAAGTGGAATACCGCATGCGTGACAAGTGGGGATATTTCATTTTTAATTATTCAAATTATACCGTGGCAGGAAAAGAAAAAATAGCTGACTATAAAATTCCCGGTAACGAATCCATGCTCCTTGCTTTTCCGACTCACAAAGCAAACCTAAACGCTTCCATTAAGGCGGGAAAATATTTCAGCATCAGCCCTACTCTATCCTACATCGGTGAGCGGTACGGATACACAGGCGTTGATACGGCAGGATATTCTGTTGCGGAAAAATTTCCTTCTCTCCTGCTCGCGAATCTTTTTGTCAATACTGCAAATTATGTAAAAGGTTTGACGATTGGAATCGGTTGTTATGATATTCTTGATTCAAAATATACTTTCATTCAGCCCTATAACGGATACCATGCTCCGTTGCCAGGACCTTCAAGAGAAATAATTGTGAAAATTATTTACGAAGTGAAGGCTAAGAAAATGAAAAAAGAAAAATGAACATACTGGTAAAATACATTCTCGCATCAGGATTGTTTCTCATGATTTTCATGGGGAAAACGGAGCGTGTATTTTCTCAGGATGCTGATTACAAAGCCTACACGTTGTTCCTCTACAACTTTATGAAGTATATTGAGTGGCCCAATACGGAAGGAGATTTTGTAATTGGCGTGGTGGGCGATTCTCCTATCAAGCAGGAGTTGACAACTCTTTCTGAAAACAAAAAAGCGAAGGGAAGAAAAATAGTTGTGAAAATAATTTTAACTTCTGAAGACGCGCTTTCCTGCAATATGGTTTATATTCCTTCTTCAAAAAGCTCTATGCTGAAATCTATATTTGAAAAAACAAAAACAAAGCCCATACTGATTGTCGGAGAGCGGGAAGGACTTGCCAAAAAAGGTGCGGCTATCAGTTTTGTAGTGGACGATGATGATGCGCTGAAATTCGACCTCAACAAATCCGTTATGGAATCTCAGAGTTTGAAAGTAGCCAATCTGCTGCTGCAACTGGCGATACTGGTGGGATGAGTTTCTCTTTTATTTCTTCACCGGAATCAAGAAAGTGAATTCACTTTTCCCGGGATGGTATTGATAATGAAAATGGGCATCCAGTTGTTCAGATAATATTTTTACAAGATGCAGCCCTAAAGAAGCAGATGGCAAGTTATTAAAGTCTGCTGAAAAACCCGGTCCGTCATCGAAAACAGAAAGATGCAGAAACCCATTTTCAAAACGCCCGTTGATTCCCATCATGCCCTTTTCTGAATTTTGAAATACGTGTTTCAGAGAGTTAGATAAAAGTTCATTAATGATAAGCGCCAGCGGAACCGCCTTGTTTATGTTTACAGGAACATCCGGAAAATTGACCTGACACTCTATCTTATCCGCCTGGAGTTTATACGTTTTTATCAGCGAGGCAGAAAGTTCTTTTATGTACTTGTCAAAATAAATATTATCAGAGTCATTCAGGCTGTACAAGCCCCGATGAATCATGGCGATGGAATAAATCCGGTTCTGCGTGTCCTGCAGAATTTCTTTTACCGATTCATCCTGCACAGCATCTTTTTGCAGACTGACCAAGCCGGAAAGAACCGCAAGGTTATTTTTAACACGATGATGCAGTTCAGCAAAGAGAATATTTTTATGGTTCAGTTCGGATTGCAATTGCTTGTTGATGGATTCTATCTTCATGCTTCTTTCCACCAGCAAAGAATTTTTTCTTCTTAATATAATAGTTAAATAAGCAATCACGATGAATAATACCAGCAGCATGGCGAGCAGGAGAAGAATGGAATTTCTTTGTTCTGCGGTTTTTTCTATTTCCTGTTTTGCAAGAGAAGTTTCTTCCTCTTGCTTCTTCAGCATTTGTTCTTTCTGAAGCGTGGCATATTTCACAAGAATATCCTGGAATTCCTTGCTCTTGAACCGGGCTTCTGTATTTTCGCGGGAGGAAATATATTTTTTGTAGTAGAACAAAGCGCTGTCGGCATTTTTGAGAACTTCAAAATTTTCTGCCGCCTGCAGAGCAATATCTGAAGTGACTTCATCCCAGTGATTGGGTTCCGATACGGCAAGAATATCTTTCAGCAAACGGTTGGACTGAGCATACTGTTTATCATTGCCATACTCTCTGGAAATATTTCTCCATACCCATATATAGTATCTTTTAAAATTCAGTTTCCTCCATAACGCTTCCGCCTTTGAATAATAGCGCAGTGGCTTATCGCGCTCTTTAACATCTGCTGTTCGGTGATTTGCATAATAAAACCCCAGTTCATTGTAAGAAGTTGCCTGCTGGTGAAGATTGCCCGTTGCCTCGCTTACCTTTAAACTTTTCAGTGAATATTCCTCGGCAGTTGCAGCGCTGCCAAACTGATGCTCAATGGCGGCTTTGCGGTGATAAAGTTCAGCAAGGTCATCGCCTGAGAGCGGGCGGATGTTGTTAACGTTAAAAGCACGGTCAATAAACATAAACGCGTTTGCTTTATCGCCCATCGCGCGCGCGTGTTCCGCCAAATAAATATCAAGAACGGCATGCCACCGAAGCGAATCCACCGATTCTGCAATTTCCAGCGCTTGCATTAAATAATCATACGACTTATCATATTGCGAAATAACTTTCAGCGCGTTTCCTTTTTCGGAATAAATTTCCAAGAGTTTGAGCGAATCTTTCGTGCGGGAAAAAAATTTTTCTGCCGAAGTGTAATACATAATACTGCTGT
It includes:
- a CDS encoding YfiR family protein, translating into MNILVKYILASGLFLMIFMGKTERVFSQDADYKAYTLFLYNFMKYIEWPNTEGDFVIGVVGDSPIKQELTTLSENKKAKGRKIVVKIILTSEDALSCNMVYIPSSKSSMLKSIFEKTKTKPILIVGEREGLAKKGAAISFVVDDDDALKFDLNKSVMESQSLKVANLLLQLAILVG
- a CDS encoding sensor histidine kinase; the protein is MSRIYFFLFCFALALPSFSQGKSDIQQASYYMFRNSDSAFYFSDKAIKEAKDSSDYYYGKFFLGQCVFWQGHIDSSIMYYTSAEKFFSRTKDSLKLLEIYSEKGNALKVISQYDKSYDYLMQALEIAESVDSLRWHAVLDIYLAEHARAMGDKANAFMFIDRAFNVNNIRPLSGDDLAELYHRKAAIEHQFGSAATAEEYSLKSLKVSEATGNLHQQATSYNELGFYYANHRTADVKERDKPLRYYSKAEALWRKLNFKRYYIWVWRNISREYGNDKQYAQSNRLLKDILAVSEPNHWDEVTSDIALQAAENFEVLKNADSALFYYKKYISSRENTEARFKSKEFQDILVKYATLQKEQMLKKQEEETSLAKQEIEKTAEQRNSILLLLAMLLVLFIVIAYLTIILRRKNSLLVERSMKIESINKQLQSELNHKNILFAELHHRVKNNLAVLSGLVSLQKDAVQDESVKEILQDTQNRIYSIAMIHRGLYSLNDSDNIYFDKYIKELSASLIKTYKLQADKIECQVNFPDVPVNINKAVPLALIINELLSNSLKHVFQNSEKGMMGINGRFENGFLHLSVFDDGPGFSADFNNLPSASLGLHLVKILSEQLDAHFHYQYHPGKSEFTFLIPVKK